The following are from one region of the Lynx canadensis isolate LIC74 chromosome D4, mLynCan4.pri.v2, whole genome shotgun sequence genome:
- the LOC116738422 gene encoding adhesion G-protein coupled receptor D2-like, whose protein sequence is MASWCYCLLYLLIRSLSGTPSNSPGEARSSWLPAPVDPGEVVETPDGVCKFPGQQLSWWQAQESCEQRFGHLALAPPAEVLAPWLPNPIWVGQREAPLRRPPQRRSLVQN, encoded by the exons ATGGCTTCCTGGTGCTACTGCCTCCTCTACCTCCTG aTAAGGAGTCTCTCTGGGACACCCTCCAACTCCCCAGGTGAAGCAAGGAGCTCTTGGCTCCCAG CTCCAGTGGACCCCGGTGAGGTGGTGGAGACCCCAGACGGGGTGTGCAAGTTCCCAGGGCAGCAGCTGAGCTGGTGGCAGGCTCAAGAGTCATGTGAGCAGCGTTTTGGCCACCTGGCACTGGCGCCCCCAGCTGAGGTCCTTGCTCCATGGCTGCCCAACCCCATCTGGGTGGGCCAAAGGGAGGCCCCTCTGCGGAGACCCCCCCAGAGGC GTTCCCTCGTCCAGAACTGA